In one window of Sardina pilchardus chromosome 23, fSarPil1.1, whole genome shotgun sequence DNA:
- the si:ch211-246m6.4 gene encoding basic helix-loop-helix transcription factor scleraxis, with the protein MGSQRPRHGPGSVLTHSRSTMKSAETDKGGPPLPLPLDGYHSDMDELDSGSESSDKSTGGGSGGGRVGSPLGGPAGGRGDGGGLGALGGSEGNGGGAAGRRRGSRRHAGISKQRQAANARERDRTHSVNTAFGALRTLIPTEPADRKLSKIETLRLASSYISHLANVLLLGEDCLDGQPCMKYQNVLQTGPGSANSSPSLRPICTFCLSNQRKLLRDGEKHTNV; encoded by the exons ATGGGCAGTCAGCGTCCCCGCCATGGTCCGGGCTCAGTCCTCACACACTCCCGGAGCACCATGAAGTCcgcagagacagacaagggCGGCCCGCCGCTACCGCTGCCGCTGGATGGCTACCACTCCGACATGGACGAACTGGACAGCGGGAGCGAGAGCTCAGACAAGTCGACAGGCGGGGGCAGTGGCGGAGGCCGCGTTGGGAGTCCCTTGGGAGGCCCAGCTGGAGGAAGGGGTGACGGCGGAGGATTAGGGGCGCTTGGTGGCAGCGAAGGAAATGGCGGCGGGGCGGCCGGACGCCGAAGGGGCAGCCGCCGGCACGCTGGGATCAGCAAGCAGCGTCAGGCGGCAAACGCGCGGGAGCGGGACCGCACGCACAGCGTCAACACGGCCTTCGGGGCTCTGCGGACTCTCATCCCCACCGAGCCGGCCGACCGCAAGCTGTCCAAGATCGAGACGCTGCGCCTGGCCTCCAGCTACATCTCGCACCTGGCCAACGTGCTCCTGCTCGGGGAGGACTGCCTGGACGGACAGCCGTGCATGAAGTACCAGAACGTTCTGCAGACTGGACCAGGCAGCGCCAACAGCAGCCCCAGCCTCAGGCCCATATGCACTTTTTGCCTAAGCAACCAGAGGAAGCTG ctgagagatggagaaaagcaCACAAATGTCTGA